A genomic region of Antennarius striatus isolate MH-2024 chromosome 16, ASM4005453v1, whole genome shotgun sequence contains the following coding sequences:
- the LOC137610095 gene encoding cell adhesion molecule 1 — protein MSFLSNVRTRHACGWLSFFWFLSAVSIRVHESVELRTLSTVTVQCGENVTLTCDASTLQLHIIKFTFHGNNKTCDYRNPQSESDIVCETKSETDHQTLTMTLLNVMPPNQGKYYCKLHTTQGTYSSTTVVAVQDCLDAFENTINKTHAKCVFSGLYPNGIIHWHQNGVNLTASATTWEEEDQYGRHNVSSTIDVQKGNTSQPYVCSMWIPSVGKNLKSLELYVYTKHTSSGDVGKLQWSIIIVEMIMVIWLT, from the exons ATGAGTTTCCTTTCCAATGTGAGAACACGACATGCTTGTGGCTGGCTTTCTTTCTTCTGGTTCCTTTCAGCGGTCAGCATCAGAG TCCATGAAAGTGTGGAGCTTCGGACTTTGTCCACGGTGACTGTGCAGTGTGGAGAAAATGTGACCCTGACCTGTGACGCCTCAACACTCCAGCTGCATATAATAAAATTTACCTTTCACGGTAACAACAAAACATGTGATTATCGCAACCCCCAATCTGAATCTGACATTGTGTGTGAAACCAAATCAGAGACGGATCATCAGACACTCACTATGACACTCCTCAACGTGATGCCACCCAACCAGGGCAAATACTACTGCAAACTGCACACCACACAGGGAACCTACTCTTCCACAACCGTTGTTGCTGTACAAg ACTGCTTGGATGCCTTTGAAAACACCATCAATAAGACTCATGCTAAATGTGTATTTAGTGGACTTTACCCCAATGGCATCATTCACTGGCATCAGAATGGGGTGAACTTAACAGCCTCTGCTACTACGTGGGAAGAGGAGGACCAATATGGACGGCACAACGTCTCCAGCACCATAGATGTCCAGAAAGGAAATACTAGCCAGCCTTATGTGTGTTCCATGTGGATTCCATCTGTTGGGAAGAATCTCAAAAGTTTAGAGCTTTACGTGTATACGAAACATACGTCGTCAGGAGACGTGGGCAAACTGCAATGGAGCATTATAATAGTGGAAATGATCATGGTGATATGGCTGACATAA
- the LOC137609971 gene encoding ras-related protein Rap-2a-like, whose translation MSFEVKEKKEVRVVFLGAAGVGKTALIQRFLKDTFEPKHLRTVEELHRKEYQAGDVKVTINIMDTSGSYSFPAMRKLSIQNSDAFALVYAVDDPESLEAVKSLRDEILEVKDDKYTPIVIIGNKIDRHSERLVSSKDVLSTVELDWNHSFLESSAKDNVNVLEAFRELLQQANLPSWLGPMLHRRRETLPKERSKRPPMNKTNSCILS comes from the coding sequence ATGTCTTTTGAAgtaaaggagaagaaggaggtgCGAGTGGTATTTTTGGGGGCAGCTGGAGTGGGGAAGACAGCCCTCATCCAACGCTTCCTCAAAGACACTTTTGAACCCAAGCACTTACGAACCGTGGAGGAGCTCCACAGGAAGGAGTACCAGGCAGGGGATGTCAAAGTCACCATTAACATTATGGACACCAGCGGCAGCTACTCATTCCCCGCCATGCGTAAGCTCTCCATACAGAACAGTGACGCCTTCGCCCTGGTCTATGCCGTGGATGACCCCGAATCCCTGGAGGCGGTCAAAAGTCTGCGAGACGAGATCCTAGAGGTCAAAGATGACAAATATACGCCTATTGTGATTATAGGCAACAAAATAGATCGTCACAGTGAGCGTCTGGTGTCCAGCAAGGATGTGCTGTCCACAGTGGAGCTGGACTGGAACCACAGTTTCTTGGAATCCTCTGCCAAAGACAATGTCAACGTGCTGGAGGCTTTTagggagctgctgcagcaggcGAACTTGCCCAGTTGGCTTGGTCCAATGTTGCACCGGAGGAGGGAAACCTTACCCAAAGAGAGAAGCAAACGACCTCCTATGAACAAGACCAACAGCTGCATCCTCTCCTAA